Within Nocardia terpenica, the genomic segment GCTGCTGCTGAGCTGCCGGGTGATCGGTCGCGGCGCCGAGGACAACCTGCTGGCCGCCGTGGCCGAATGGGCCCGCGCCCGTGGCTGTTCCCGGTTGCTGGGCCGCTATCTGCCGACACCGCGCAACGCGCTGGTGAGCGAGCTGTATCCGAGTCGGGGCTTCGTCGCCGATGCCGACGCCGACACCGCCGGGGGCGAGACCACCGTGGGCTCGCCGTACGGCTACGACCTGACCGACGGGGTCCCACCCCGCAGCCCCCACATCCGAGAGGCGCAACTACATCATGGCCACTGATCAACTGATGGAACGTTTGCTCGAGGTGTTCGCCACCGTCGTCGGCGAACCGGCCGCGTTCGGTCCCGAGACCGCCCGTGGCGATATGGACGTCTGGGATTCGCTCGCCCAGGTGCGGCTGGTGTACGCGGTCGAGCGCGCCTTCGGCGTGGAGCTGCCCGAGCGGCTGCTCACCTCGGAGGTCTCGCTCGCCGACTTCGCCGCCGCGGTGGCGGCCGCGCAGCGAGCGCTGACGTCATGACCACCCGGGCGTTCCGGCTCACCGACGCCGACGTGGCGGCCTATGCCGACGCGGTCGGCGATCGCAACCCGCTGCACGTCGATGCCGACTTCGCGCGCCGATCCCCCTACGGCCGCCCGATCGCGCACGGCGCCCTGGTCGCGACCCTCGCTCTGGCCGCCCTGTTCGACACCGTGGATCCCCGTCTGGTGCACGGCATTCGGACCACCTTCCGCCAGCCCGCCGTGCCGGGACGGCGCTACGAGATCGAGTGGACGCTCACCCCGGGCGAGGCGCGCGGCCGGGTCAGCTTCGGCGGCGTGGAGGCGGTCGGCATCCGCTGCACGCTCGGTCCCGGGCTGCGCTTCTCCGAGGAGCACAGCGACTGCGTCCCGCACCTGATGCAGCCGCGCCGCCTCGACCCGGCCGACCCGCCCGGACCCGAAACCGGGTGCTACGCGGTCGATCACCGCGGCATCGCCGCGCTGGCGGACCGGCTCATCGGCGGCCGGGTGCCCGAACACGTGGCCACCGTGCTGGGCTGGGTGAGCTACTGGACCGGCATGTGCACGCCCGGCCGGGACGCGCTGCTGGTGGCGTTCGCGGTGGACCTGCTCGGCGCGGGCTTCGGGCCGATCGAATTCCATACCGACGCACCGGATGTCGACCGCCGGTCCGGGCTGATCACGCTGCACGCGCGGACCCGCTGCGGGGTGAGCGCCGACGTGACGGTGGAAAGCCTGGTCCGCGAACCGGTTCCGGGCCCCGACCCGGCGGAGCTGGCCGCGGTGCTGCCGCCGTCGTCGGCGCTGGCCGGGCGCACCGTCCTGGTCGTCGGCGGCAGCCGCGGCCTGGGCGCGGCCGTCTCGCTGGGCCTGGCCGGGCAGGGCGCGCGGGTCCTGGTCGGCTGCTCCCGCTCCCCCGACGCGCTGCTGGCGGCCGCACCCGACCAGCGCGACCGGCTGCGCCCGGTGGTGGTGGACGCGAGCAAGCCGCGCGCCCTGGACGCGGCGCTGCCCGACACCCCGCTCGACGGGGTGGTAGTGCTGGCCGCGCCCGCCATTCCGACCCTGCCGCTGGCCCC encodes:
- a CDS encoding acyl carrier protein, whose protein sequence is MERLLEVFATVVGEPAAFGPETARGDMDVWDSLAQVRLVYAVERAFGVELPERLLTSEVSLADFAAAVAAAQRALTS
- a CDS encoding SDR family oxidoreductase: MTTRAFRLTDADVAAYADAVGDRNPLHVDADFARRSPYGRPIAHGALVATLALAALFDTVDPRLVHGIRTTFRQPAVPGRRYEIEWTLTPGEARGRVSFGGVEAVGIRCTLGPGLRFSEEHSDCVPHLMQPRRLDPADPPGPETGCYAVDHRGIAALADRLIGGRVPEHVATVLGWVSYWTGMCTPGRDALLVAFAVDLLGAGFGPIEFHTDAPDVDRRSGLITLHARTRCGVSADVTVESLVREPVPGPDPAELAAVLPPSSALAGRTVLVVGGSRGLGAAVSLGLAGQGARVLVGCSRSPDALLAAAPDQRDRLRPVVVDASKPRALDAALPDTPLDGVVVLAAPAIPTLPLAPDAVDSATEFLTESARLVLAPLSVCTGRLRPEASVVLVSSEAVTDPPQGWAHYAAAKFAVEGLAHYVARHHSWRVSVVRPPRLWTELTNTPGGRARSNPIGPVAAAIVGAFTAPAGAPGEVRVLGEPETLPTPSEEVWRAGNPRPEQVLR